From one Sulfuricurvum sp. genomic stretch:
- a CDS encoding sugar phosphate nucleotidyltransferase — translation MKAVVMAGGFGTRIQPLTNSIPKPMLPIMNRPMMEHTIVSLRNLGIKEFIILLYFKPDVIKDYFQDGSKWGIDITYVIPDDDYGTAGAVKKAEEYIGNENFIIISGDLVTDFDFQKIFDYHKSKQSKLTITLTSVENPLEFGVVIANEEGKIEKFLEKPSWGEVFSDTINTGIYIIEPEILDYIPKNENFDFAKDLFPLLMRKGIDLMAGYAQGYWRDVGNPESYRDVYEDILSGKIKFELGGEAVKYLDGVLICEEDNTLDESVEVVGIVVIGKNVTVKRGTKLSNVVIGNNVTIGSSSKVANSVIWDDVEIGKNAKLDGCVICNYNKIGKNVTAKSGLILAEGCEVGELVTIEKDVTIWPNKVIEDAAIVSRSLILGSKYKNSIFEHGMVIGKSNIELSCEMATKLAESFGAQLPVGSTVLVSRHYDKSSRMLKRAFLGGLLSSGVDVVDYNAIPSAVMRCSLSFHENYTAGVHFNQKLDDPTSTVITFYNNEALRINNDVAKKIEKAFFKETFRRVDYTQIGQIFPLDHKREYHEYKKGMETVLQSHRFKCLDCRIAVDVMHGLASEVFPTILNDLGVEHIMFNAYEDEQRLANINNTAKRSYDDIGAVIRALKLDAGFVLFPHGQRIDIISDEGVLLTKQTSLYVVLSLLNMEAKASGKKMRVFLPTWAADIVYFDHLEIERGQYANFKASKMKTYDLVATGEGNFTFTEFATHRDSMYATLKILEMIVAHGVKLSEIIKSLPHFFYTTIQLPCTQALKGKMMRKFLEDSKGKESSTLDGVKIWFDTDDWVLMIPDQYNDSLNLTIQAKNNERGEHYVQLYTAKIEEWSRA, via the coding sequence ATGAAAGCTGTCGTCATGGCTGGCGGATTCGGTACACGTATTCAGCCGCTTACAAATTCTATCCCTAAACCGATGTTACCGATTATGAACCGTCCGATGATGGAACATACTATAGTGAGTTTGCGGAATTTGGGAATCAAAGAGTTCATTATCCTCCTCTATTTCAAACCAGACGTTATCAAAGATTATTTCCAAGACGGAAGCAAGTGGGGAATTGATATTACTTATGTCATTCCGGATGACGATTACGGAACGGCCGGTGCGGTTAAAAAGGCAGAAGAATATATCGGAAATGAAAACTTTATCATTATCAGCGGCGATTTGGTAACGGATTTCGATTTTCAGAAAATTTTTGATTATCATAAATCCAAACAATCAAAATTGACCATTACGCTCACATCGGTTGAGAATCCTCTGGAATTTGGTGTTGTCATAGCGAATGAAGAGGGAAAAATAGAAAAGTTCCTCGAAAAGCCGAGCTGGGGAGAAGTTTTTAGTGATACGATCAACACAGGTATCTATATCATCGAACCTGAGATTTTAGACTATATCCCAAAAAATGAAAATTTTGATTTTGCGAAAGATTTGTTCCCATTATTGATGCGAAAAGGGATCGATTTGATGGCCGGATATGCCCAAGGGTATTGGCGTGACGTAGGAAATCCTGAAAGTTACCGTGATGTATATGAGGATATCCTGAGTGGAAAAATAAAATTTGAACTTGGCGGAGAAGCAGTAAAATATCTCGATGGTGTGTTGATTTGCGAAGAAGACAATACGTTGGATGAAAGTGTTGAAGTAGTCGGTATCGTAGTGATCGGAAAAAATGTAACGGTAAAACGGGGAACGAAACTGAGTAATGTCGTTATCGGCAATAACGTCACAATCGGGAGTTCTTCTAAAGTCGCGAACAGTGTAATATGGGACGATGTTGAGATCGGGAAAAATGCCAAGCTAGACGGCTGTGTTATCTGTAATTACAATAAAATCGGTAAAAATGTGACCGCTAAATCGGGATTGATCCTAGCGGAAGGGTGTGAAGTCGGAGAGTTGGTGACGATCGAAAAAGACGTCACTATCTGGCCGAACAAAGTTATTGAAGATGCCGCAATTGTAAGCCGTAGTCTTATTCTGGGAAGCAAATACAAAAATTCAATTTTTGAACACGGGATGGTTATCGGAAAATCAAACATTGAACTCTCATGTGAAATGGCGACCAAACTGGCTGAATCGTTCGGAGCACAGCTTCCAGTCGGCTCTACCGTGTTGGTTTCCCGCCATTACGATAAAAGTTCTAGAATGTTGAAACGGGCGTTTTTAGGGGGGCTCCTTTCGTCCGGAGTCGATGTTGTTGATTATAATGCTATCCCTTCTGCCGTCATGCGGTGCAGCCTTTCGTTTCATGAAAATTACACTGCCGGAGTCCATTTCAATCAAAAACTCGATGATCCGACGAGTACCGTTATTACTTTTTATAACAATGAAGCGTTGCGTATCAATAATGATGTCGCGAAAAAAATAGAAAAAGCATTTTTCAAAGAGACGTTTCGTCGTGTTGACTACACTCAAATAGGACAGATTTTTCCTCTTGATCATAAACGTGAATATCATGAATATAAAAAAGGGATGGAAACTGTATTGCAGTCACATCGTTTTAAATGTCTTGATTGCCGTATTGCAGTAGATGTGATGCATGGATTGGCATCAGAAGTCTTCCCAACCATATTAAATGACTTGGGTGTTGAACACATTATGTTTAACGCCTATGAAGATGAACAGCGGCTGGCGAACATCAATAATACGGCAAAACGCTCGTATGATGATATAGGAGCCGTAATTCGGGCACTTAAACTGGATGCAGGATTCGTCCTTTTCCCGCATGGACAACGTATTGATATCATCAGTGATGAGGGTGTTTTGCTTACCAAACAAACATCATTGTATGTAGTGTTAAGTTTGCTCAACATGGAAGCAAAAGCATCCGGAAAGAAAATGAGAGTTTTCCTCCCGACATGGGCAGCAGATATTGTTTATTTTGATCACCTTGAGATTGAACGGGGACAATATGCGAATTTCAAAGCATCAAAAATGAAGACGTATGATTTGGTCGCAACGGGAGAGGGGAATTTTACCTTTACCGAATTTGCAACCCACAGAGATTCGATGTATGCAACGCTTAAAATCTTGGAGATGATCGTAGCACACGGTGTAAAACTTTCTGAAATTATCAAATCATTGCCTCATTTTTTCTATACAACGATTCAGCTTCCGTGTACGCAGGCATTAAAAGGCAAAATGATGCGCAAGTTCCTCGAAGACTCGAAAGGAAAAGAATCTTCTACACTCGATGGAGTCAAAATATGGTTCGATACCGATGATTGGGTTCTGATGATTCCGGATCAATACAACGATTCTTTGAATCTCACGATCCAGGCGAAAAATAATGAAAGAGGAGAACATTACGTGCAACTGTATACGGCAAAAATCGAGGAGTGGTCTAGAGCGTAA